From Erigeron canadensis isolate Cc75 chromosome 8, C_canadensis_v1, whole genome shotgun sequence, one genomic window encodes:
- the LOC122579922 gene encoding ADP-ribosylation factor 2-like: protein MGLSFTKLFSRLFAKREMRILMVGLDAAGKTTILYKLKLGEIVTTIPTIGFNVETVEYKNISFTVWDVGGQDKIRPLWRHYFQNTQGLIFVVDSNDRDRVVEARDELHRMLNEDELRDAVLLVFANKQDLPNAMNAAEITDKLGLQSLRQRHWYIQSTCATSGEGLYEGLDWLSSNIANKA, encoded by the exons ATGGGGTTGTCATTTACGAAGTTATTCAGTCGGTTGTTCGCTAAGAGGGAGATGCGAATATTGATGGTCGGTCTCGATGCAGCTGGTAAAACTACGATTTTGTACAAGCTTAAGTTGGGAGAAATTGTCACCACTATTCCTACTATTG GATTTAATGTTGAAACCGTTGAATACAAGAACATCAGCTTCACTGTGTGGGATGTTGGGGGTCAAGACAAG ATTCGACCTTTGTGGAGGCACTACTTCCAGAACACACAGGGTCTAATCTTCGTGGTTGACAGCAACGATCGTGATCGTGTGGTTGAGGCCAGAGATGAGCTACACAGGATGCTTAATGAG GACGAGTTGAGAGATGCAGTGCTACTCGTTTTTGCCAACAAGCAAGATCTTCCAAACGCTATGAATGCTGCTGAGATCACTGACAAGCTTGGTCTGCAATCTCTCCGACAACGACATTG GTATATCCAGAGCACATGTGCCACCTCTGGGGAAGGTCTATATGAGGGGCTTGATTGGCTTTCCAGCAACATTGCCAACAAG GCTTAA
- the LOC122579921 gene encoding pentatricopeptide repeat-containing protein At4g18975, chloroplastic-like isoform X1: MTTNQMLYFPFSPLKLTNHHHQVIWRHVVKCAANRTSRRLIKLNPAEGKIAKKPSKTEHHLWTKRDSAASGQKALNLVQIVCGLPNEKEVVYGELDKWTAWESEFPVIAVAKALNILKQRKQWKRVIQVAKWMFGKGQGMTMGSFDTLLLAFDMDQRVDEAQSFWNMILHTHERSISRRLFSRMISIYAHHNMPENIIEVFADMEELGVKPDEDTARKVARAFEKVGEMEKQKLVLKKYLSEWKYIHFKGERVRVKRFAWSE, encoded by the exons ATGACAACTAATCAAATGTTATATTTCCCATTTTCACCTCTTAAACTaactaatcatcatcatcag GTGATATGGCGGCACGTTGTTAAATGTGCTGCCAATCGAACTTCTCGACGATTAATCAAGTTAAACCCCGCTGAAGG GAAAATTGCTAAAAAGCCAAGTAAGACTGAACATCACTTATGGACTAAGAGAGATTCGGCTGCATCTGGCCAAAAGGCACTTAATCTTGTTCAAATT GTTTGTGGATTGCCAAATGAGAAAGAGGTTGTGTATGGGGAACTTGATAAGTGGACAGCATGGGAGTCGGAATTTCCGGTCATAGCAGTAGCCAAGGCTCTTAATATCCTAAAGCAGCGGAAACAATGGAAACGAGTCATTCAA GTGGCCAAATGGATGTTTGGTAAAGGCCAAGGAATGACAATGGGATCATTTGACACTCTCTTACTTGCATTTGATATGGACCAAAGGGTAGATGAAGCACAATCATTTTGGAACATGATTTTACATACGCATGAAAGATCCATTTCAAGAAGGTTGTTTTCAAGAATGATATCCATTTATGCTCATCATAACATGCCTGAAAATATTATAGAG GTGTTTGCAGACATGGAGGAACTAGGAGTAAAACCAGATGAGGACACTGCACGGAAAGTTGCTCGTGCTTTTGAAAAAGTCGGTGAAATGGAGAAACAAAAGCTAGTCCTTAAGAAATATTTGAGTGAATGGAAATACATCCATTTTAAGGGAGAACGAGTAAGGGTTAAAAGATTTGCATGGAGTGAATAG
- the LOC122579921 gene encoding pentatricopeptide repeat-containing protein At4g18975, chloroplastic-like isoform X2 — protein MTTNQMLYFPFSPLKLTNHHHQVIWRHVVKCAANRTSRRLIKLNPAEGKIAKKPSKTEHHLWTKRDSAASGQKALNLVQIVCGLPNEKEVVYGELDKWTAWESEFPVIAVAKALNILKQRKQWKRVIQVAKWMFGKGQGMTMGSFDTLLLAFDMDQRVDEAQSFWNMILHTHERSISRRLFSRMISIYAHHNMPENIIETWRN, from the exons ATGACAACTAATCAAATGTTATATTTCCCATTTTCACCTCTTAAACTaactaatcatcatcatcag GTGATATGGCGGCACGTTGTTAAATGTGCTGCCAATCGAACTTCTCGACGATTAATCAAGTTAAACCCCGCTGAAGG GAAAATTGCTAAAAAGCCAAGTAAGACTGAACATCACTTATGGACTAAGAGAGATTCGGCTGCATCTGGCCAAAAGGCACTTAATCTTGTTCAAATT GTTTGTGGATTGCCAAATGAGAAAGAGGTTGTGTATGGGGAACTTGATAAGTGGACAGCATGGGAGTCGGAATTTCCGGTCATAGCAGTAGCCAAGGCTCTTAATATCCTAAAGCAGCGGAAACAATGGAAACGAGTCATTCAA GTGGCCAAATGGATGTTTGGTAAAGGCCAAGGAATGACAATGGGATCATTTGACACTCTCTTACTTGCATTTGATATGGACCAAAGGGTAGATGAAGCACAATCATTTTGGAACATGATTTTACATACGCATGAAAGATCCATTTCAAGAAGGTTGTTTTCAAGAATGATATCCATTTATGCTCATCATAACATGCCTGAAAATATTATAGAG ACATGGAGGAACTAG